From one bacterium genomic stretch:
- a CDS encoding glycosyltransferase has product MPLLSACLIVRDEEASLERCLDSLTGLAEDIVVGITCPDNRTASLAHDRGARIIEVPWEHDFSKARNAVLPQASGRWIFSIDADEWVICENITSVRSLLAGKNGAGWQVYHRPLTDWTPYRTLRIFPNNPALRFEGIIHESVFPSLRRLLHNDAPEFGILPLTVLHDGYEGDQTSKHTRYLPLLARELERDPGNANNHRHYALCLRTAGDTRGADIELETALSIVRGKSHPSAADIVAFTDAIELARERNTPVRPLIDEAASLFTENPFVIWYQGLEFMREGRHAEAVPCFERLISWGETGTYDKTMSYPEKLFGDYAREALGESVFLLGDYRRGKDCYKTLLDMNPEKIEYRVKYDLCTAKLRKTEKTGDG; this is encoded by the coding sequence ATGCCACTCCTTTCTGCCTGTTTGATAGTTCGGGATGAAGAGGCTTCTTTAGAACGGTGCCTCGATTCTCTCACGGGGCTGGCGGAAGATATTGTCGTCGGAATTACCTGCCCCGATAACCGCACCGCTTCCCTTGCACATGACCGCGGAGCCCGGATTATTGAGGTTCCGTGGGAACATGATTTCTCGAAGGCACGAAATGCTGTGCTTCCACAGGCGTCGGGGCGATGGATTTTCAGCATAGATGCCGATGAATGGGTGATCTGTGAAAATATAACCTCAGTCCGGTCGCTCCTCGCAGGCAAGAACGGTGCCGGCTGGCAGGTATATCACCGTCCCCTCACGGACTGGACGCCGTATCGGACTCTCCGTATCTTTCCGAATAATCCCGCCCTCAGATTCGAGGGCATCATCCACGAGTCGGTTTTCCCCTCGCTTCGACGATTACTGCACAACGATGCTCCCGAATTCGGGATACTCCCCCTGACTGTTCTCCATGATGGATACGAAGGCGATCAGACGTCGAAACATACGAGATATCTGCCGCTTCTTGCCAGGGAACTGGAACGCGATCCCGGCAATGCGAACAATCATCGTCATTACGCCCTCTGTCTGCGTACAGCCGGAGATACCCGGGGAGCGGACATCGAGCTTGAAACGGCGCTTTCCATCGTCCGGGGAAAGAGCCATCCTTCCGCGGCAGATATTGTGGCGTTCACGGATGCAATCGAGCTCGCCCGTGAAAGGAACACACCTGTGCGTCCTCTCATCGATGAAGCCGCGTCGCTTTTCACTGAAAATCCTTTCGTCATCTGGTACCAAGGGCTGGAATTCATGCGCGAGGGCAGACACGCTGAAGCCGTGCCCTGCTTCGAGCGGCTTATCTCGTGGGGGGAGACGGGCACCTACGATAAAACCATGTCCTACCCTGAAAAGTTGTTCGGCGATTACGCCCGTGAAGCCCTTGGCGAAAGCGTCTTTCTTCTCGGCGATTACCGCAGGGGGAAAGACTGCTATAAAACACTCCTCGACATGAATCCCGAAAAAATCGAATACCGTGTGAAATACGATTTGTGCACAGCGAAACTGCGAAAAACGGAGAAAACCGGCGATGGTTGA
- a CDS encoding DUF362 domain-containing protein: MKRRRFLKTIETGVAAYAGAGLFGYALPNGAEAAGTGEGISIAEGLYYIEEGKSGNTIPEIRPEILDNPHAVFLIETQVDAIRDNRGFFLEAQPQLQNAGKNVAEQVFTKGSRKGGSTLIKPNFTDMPDSVLSPVCGVNTSPDFIAGFVEGLRDLGNTNVMVGERGGGTVNHRKAGTYDVFDKHDIKLIEASYKRFSHYDKNELNWNKVSGKPVVWKNIPTFRPIGDSDNLFINMPKLKCHNLGLTTLAIKNLQGSVPAGYGHYCNQWAALEYLCKDSYNIDFKRDFVENYYQNVEAAFLKHRAAGFKYWDYENAYPVYEKKGGWETFGKIRNDVEKVKEFMNGIPANLMWDEQWCQRAVDSALAIKPGINIIEGVIGRDGSGFNVGKDELANIVVVGLSPLEVDAVGSYVMGQNPCELHYTRIANERGLGENNPEKIAIYWIRNNEIVPLKSLTEIRRTPLGVNIHTWAETGKRLFW; this comes from the coding sequence ATGAAACGACGACGGTTTTTGAAGACAATCGAGACGGGTGTTGCCGCATATGCCGGAGCCGGGTTGTTTGGATATGCCCTGCCGAATGGCGCCGAAGCGGCCGGAACCGGTGAAGGTATCAGTATTGCGGAGGGTTTATATTACATCGAAGAAGGAAAGAGCGGTAATACTATCCCCGAAATCAGGCCGGAGATTCTCGATAATCCCCATGCCGTGTTCCTTATCGAAACGCAGGTGGATGCAATCCGGGATAACCGCGGGTTTTTCCTCGAAGCACAGCCCCAGCTTCAGAATGCCGGTAAAAATGTCGCCGAGCAGGTGTTCACGAAGGGTTCCCGTAAGGGAGGCTCGACCCTGATAAAGCCGAATTTCACCGATATGCCCGACAGCGTTCTCAGCCCCGTATGCGGAGTCAACACCTCGCCAGACTTCATCGCCGGTTTTGTCGAGGGGCTCCGCGATCTCGGGAATACGAACGTTATGGTGGGCGAGCGTGGCGGTGGAACGGTGAATCACAGAAAAGCCGGAACGTATGATGTTTTCGACAAACATGATATCAAGCTGATCGAGGCAAGCTACAAGCGGTTTTCTCATTACGATAAAAACGAGCTTAACTGGAATAAAGTATCCGGGAAGCCCGTCGTATGGAAAAATATACCAACATTCCGTCCCATCGGCGATTCCGACAATCTCTTCATCAACATGCCGAAGCTCAAATGTCATAATCTTGGGTTGACGACGCTGGCAATAAAAAATCTTCAGGGCAGCGTTCCTGCCGGGTACGGGCATTACTGTAACCAGTGGGCGGCGCTCGAATATCTCTGCAAAGATTCGTATAACATCGATTTCAAGCGTGACTTTGTCGAGAACTATTACCAGAACGTAGAGGCAGCCTTCCTCAAGCACCGTGCCGCCGGTTTCAAATACTGGGATTATGAAAACGCATATCCGGTATACGAGAAAAAAGGCGGATGGGAAACATTCGGTAAAATCAGGAACGATGTGGAAAAGGTAAAGGAATTCATGAACGGCATCCCGGCGAACCTCATGTGGGATGAACAGTGGTGTCAGCGGGCTGTGGATTCGGCGCTTGCCATAAAACCCGGGATAAATATCATCGAAGGCGTTATCGGGAGGGACGGCAGCGGCTTCAATGTCGGGAAGGACGAGCTTGCGAATATCGTGGTTGTGGGCCTGTCTCCTCTTGAGGTCGATGCCGTGGGCTCGTACGTCATGGGTCAGAATCCATGCGAACTCCATTATACGAGGATTGCGAACGAGCGGGGACTCGGTGAGAACAATCCGGAAAAGATTGCGATCTATTGGATCAGAAATAATGAAATCGTTCCCCTTAAATCACTCACGGAAATCAGGCGAACCCCCCTCGGCGTCAACATCCATACCTGGGCAGAAACGGGCAAACGTCTTTTCTGGTAA
- a CDS encoding MliC family protein, which produces MFGRKTAITAVSILTITLCSCATSLRQKTLTVDIGKPVQYISEQGDRFVARYGSLSDGSLHFVKLKMPDGREYTLPQVVSASGVRYTDERELVWWTHQGTVRVDVRDTEGNWTTKYQELREAPEKK; this is translated from the coding sequence ATGTTCGGACGAAAAACGGCAATAACAGCCGTAAGCATACTTACCATAACCCTGTGCAGTTGCGCCACAAGCCTGCGTCAGAAAACATTGACAGTGGACATCGGAAAGCCTGTACAATACATAAGCGAGCAGGGGGATCGCTTTGTGGCGAGATATGGTTCCCTGTCCGATGGCAGCCTCCATTTTGTCAAATTAAAGATGCCCGATGGTCGGGAATACACGTTACCGCAAGTTGTCTCCGCCTCGGGCGTACGGTATACCGATGAGAGAGAACTCGTGTGGTGGACTCATCAGGGAACGGTCCGTGTCGATGTCAGGGACACGGAGGGGAACTGGACAACGAAATACCAGGAATTACGGGAAGCCCCCGAGAAAAAATGA
- a CDS encoding nucleotidyltransferase family protein has product MVDSEPVFRYLLNILDDRAEYSTLSERVQHSSEQLLSLARKLKIAPWMARMAIEQWGSSFPKEVLDILSAEFERNKQRSAALLLQVRNIAELMDKHNIPVIFLKGAAVLIRGFFPFGYRFMADIDLLVHAGDAAECDTVLRSAGYGEIRESIRQVHHAPLLKHPDGAAAVEIHTEPYPMLPGTWTWSQSMWENAWSVNLWGVPALVPSDTDHAWILMRSDPLNRPYLPRLNSLIELAYLIDSGGILSYEIIHDRAIYDMMPGIFTGMQYACSRYFGIICDRVPDVQELEKWESWCVHVLRQWNRKSWLSDARDRFTAYRFYSSRGIRSRIRFLIWMLRSIGYIDRFQPGEDNEPSLPKKVFRWMKVLAGLVFIGTEYLTFMLRKSPLSTAKTR; this is encoded by the coding sequence ATGGTTGACAGTGAGCCCGTATTCCGCTATCTGTTGAATATCCTCGATGACCGTGCGGAATATTCGACGCTTTCCGAGCGGGTGCAGCACAGCAGTGAACAGCTCCTGTCCCTGGCGAGAAAGCTCAAAATCGCGCCATGGATGGCCCGCATGGCAATAGAACAATGGGGCTCTTCATTCCCGAAGGAAGTACTGGATATCCTGAGCGCCGAATTCGAACGGAACAAACAGCGGTCGGCGGCGCTTCTTCTGCAAGTGCGGAACATCGCCGAACTCATGGACAAACATAATATACCCGTCATCTTCCTGAAAGGCGCGGCGGTGCTTATCAGGGGTTTCTTTCCGTTCGGATACCGGTTCATGGCCGATATCGACCTGCTCGTGCATGCCGGCGATGCAGCGGAATGTGACACTGTGCTCCGGTCTGCAGGATACGGTGAAATCAGGGAGAGTATCAGGCAGGTACACCATGCACCGCTTCTCAAACATCCCGACGGGGCAGCCGCTGTCGAAATTCACACGGAGCCGTATCCGATGCTCCCCGGAACATGGACATGGTCGCAGTCAATGTGGGAAAACGCATGGAGCGTAAATCTATGGGGAGTCCCCGCTCTCGTTCCTTCCGATACCGATCACGCATGGATTCTCATGCGCTCCGATCCCTTGAACAGGCCGTATCTCCCAAGGCTGAACTCGCTTATCGAACTGGCTTACCTCATCGACTCAGGGGGAATTCTGTCATACGAAATCATTCATGACCGGGCGATCTATGATATGATGCCGGGTATATTCACTGGTATGCAGTATGCCTGTTCCCGTTACTTCGGTATCATATGCGATCGGGTGCCGGATGTACAGGAGCTCGAGAAATGGGAATCGTGGTGCGTACATGTTCTCAGGCAATGGAACAGAAAATCATGGTTATCTGATGCCCGTGACCGTTTCACCGCGTACCGGTTTTATTCTTCGCGCGGCATACGGTCGAGGATCCGTTTTCTGATATGGATGCTGCGCAGCATCGGGTATATCGACCGTTTTCAACCCGGAGAAGACAATGAACCTTCACTTCCCAAAAAAGTGTTCAGATGGATGAAAGTTCTTGCGGGATTAGTATTTATAGGTACTGAATACCTCACTTTCATGCTCCGTAAAAGTCCTTTATCCACTGCAAAAACACGATAG
- a CDS encoding shikimate kinase — translation MKTTSDNIILTGMPGSGKSTVGVILAKTLCRTFVDTDLLIQTGEGMSLQEIIDRRGMEEFLAIEERYITGLTTRDTVIAPGGSVVLSSRAITYLRESGIVVFLDTPIGLIMARIDVFSRGIVKTPGRSIGDVWREREPLYRKYADIVMDCGTKSQLEIADNLTAMLQNA, via the coding sequence ATGAAAACTACTTCAGACAATATCATCCTCACCGGCATGCCCGGGTCGGGAAAGTCTACAGTCGGCGTAATACTCGCCAAAACGCTGTGCCGCACGTTTGTGGACACCGACCTCCTCATTCAGACCGGCGAGGGTATGTCTCTCCAGGAAATCATCGACAGGCGCGGTATGGAAGAATTCCTCGCGATCGAGGAGCGATACATCACCGGCCTGACAACGCGGGATACCGTCATCGCCCCCGGCGGGAGCGTCGTGCTGAGCAGCAGGGCGATAACATATCTCAGGGAATCGGGGATTGTCGTTTTTCTCGACACACCGATAGGGCTTATCATGGCACGGATCGATGTGTTTTCTCGGGGAATCGTGAAAACCCCCGGCAGGAGCATCGGGGACGTATGGCGGGAACGCGAGCCGCTCTACCGAAAGTATGCGGATATCGTGATGGACTGCGGGACGAAGAGCCAGCTTGAAATCGCTGACAACCTCACCGCCATGCTGCAGAACGCGTGA
- a CDS encoding T9SS type A sorting domain-containing protein → MVWYIASEGAWRLTDEEPFLSSRLVDVYSVDVGPDNVKWFGGNGVVWSYDDKTRTFYDLASQEAGLNIHKTVFGKHGEKWFLSDYYLLCYNGANWFQYDLDSHVKLPDDYTGEPLKSVDCAVDLDGVVWICMTGGYILSFDPYGATDVETNESKPEPLPLIRSFPNPFNPSTTIEFTLPEAGQSDLIIYNIAGQKVRELVSENMAAGHHTTVWDGRDDSGNSVSAGIYFARLTCGGMTTTGKMVMVK, encoded by the coding sequence GTGGTTTGGTATATAGCGTCTGAAGGCGCATGGCGTCTCACCGATGAAGAACCGTTTCTCTCGTCAAGGCTGGTCGATGTATATTCCGTGGATGTCGGCCCGGATAACGTCAAATGGTTCGGCGGCAACGGCGTTGTATGGAGCTATGACGATAAAACGCGGACATTTTATGACCTTGCGTCTCAGGAAGCCGGCCTCAACATCCATAAAACTGTTTTCGGGAAACATGGCGAGAAATGGTTCCTGTCCGATTATTACCTGCTCTGTTATAACGGAGCCAACTGGTTTCAATACGATCTCGACAGTCATGTAAAGCTTCCCGATGATTATACGGGAGAACCGCTGAAATCTGTGGACTGCGCTGTCGATCTTGACGGTGTGGTGTGGATATGCATGACAGGAGGTTATATCCTGAGTTTCGATCCTTATGGAGCGACGGATGTCGAAACAAACGAATCGAAACCGGAACCTCTCCCCCTCATCCGCTCCTTCCCCAACCCCTTCAACCCCTCGACCACTATCGAGTTTACACTGCCGGAAGCCGGACAGTCTGACCTGATCATCTACAATATAGCCGGGCAGAAAGTCCGCGAGCTCGTTTCGGAGAATATGGCTGCCGGTCATCACACCACCGTGTGGGACGGCAGGGACGACAGCGGCAACTCGGTTTCGGCGGGTATCTACTTCGCCCGGCTGACCTGCGGCGGGATGACGACAACGGGGAAAATGGTGATGGTTAAATGA
- the ileS gene encoding isoleucine--tRNA ligase — protein MSQKTKQKNVFNPVSPKPDFPAVEQEILKFWKADGTFEESVRFRQSDGRDYVFYDGPPFANGLPHYGHVLTGYVKDVVPRYKTMQGCHVSRRFGWDCHGLPAEMEMEKTAGIHGRVQILDYGMARFNEGCRSLVLKYVDEWERVVTRQGRWVDFKNDYKTMDTDYMESVLWAFKSLYDKGLIYEGSRVLAYCTRCETPLSNFETRIDNSTRPKQDPAITVLFRLNDSDRLPANTSLLVWTTTPWTLPSNLGIAVGANIDYALFREGNTHYLIAVERVEAYKKQLQNAEKVKTLKGSELVGLTYIPMFDYFADTPNAFTIMAGDFVTTEDGTGIVHMAPGFGEDDQKLCDANGIPTITPVDYQGMFDERVPDYKGMNVFDANRDIIRRLRDEGVLVRHDTIEHNYPFCWRCDTPLIYRAFPSWYVKVTAIKDRMLELNQQINWIPEHIRDGQFGRWIAEARDWSISRNRYWGTPLPVWECDNRQCGHRDVYGSIADMENDFGTKITDLHRPYVDELTRPCPDCGGTIRRIEDVLDCWFESGSMPYAQVHYPFENKTWFENNFPADFIVEYIAQTRGWFYTLIVLSTGLFGKPAFLNSICHGVVLDENGQKLSKRLRNYPPLDDVMESIGSDTLRWFLMNNSILRGGNLQLDQEGKAIMQAQKGALSPLWNSYYFLVLYANIDGYRPVIRTDSVNEMDVYIISKLSETLEKVTASMDTYDIPGACSIIEEFMEILTNWYIRRNRRRFWKSESDSDKKDAYDTLYMVLVTACRMTAPLLPFTVESMYRNLTDKRSVHLADWPKPSELSLNETILRRMDAVRRVCSLGHGVRHQNRIRVRQPLIEVIIAGKDAHLAEPYTEIIMDELNVKNVSFTDDVGVMGRQEIAVDARVLGPRLGKKMKDVLAAVKSGSGVIQEDGTLLAAGEVIEPGEFELRIIAEEGHACMSDGGLFACLDLHIDRSLELEGLARDVIRLVQNARREADLVPDDRIRLGLNVQGDLREAITKHKDFIKTEVLATELNLGALTEPLYTEKVDIQGDEMEIMLAKK, from the coding sequence GTGAGTCAAAAAACGAAACAGAAAAACGTATTCAATCCCGTTTCTCCGAAACCGGATTTCCCGGCGGTCGAACAGGAAATTCTGAAATTCTGGAAAGCCGATGGAACATTCGAAGAATCGGTAAGATTCAGACAGTCGGACGGCCGTGATTATGTGTTTTACGACGGCCCGCCATTTGCCAACGGCCTGCCCCATTATGGCCACGTACTTACCGGTTATGTCAAGGATGTCGTCCCCCGTTATAAAACCATGCAGGGCTGTCATGTTTCCCGCAGGTTCGGATGGGACTGTCATGGTCTTCCCGCCGAAATGGAGATGGAAAAAACCGCCGGTATCCACGGCAGGGTTCAGATTCTCGATTATGGCATGGCCCGCTTTAACGAGGGTTGCCGGAGTCTCGTCCTCAAGTATGTCGACGAATGGGAGCGCGTGGTAACCCGTCAGGGCCGATGGGTCGATTTCAAGAACGACTACAAGACCATGGACACGGACTACATGGAAAGCGTTCTCTGGGCATTCAAGTCTCTCTACGACAAGGGGCTTATCTATGAAGGATCACGGGTGCTTGCCTACTGCACCCGGTGCGAAACGCCGCTTTCCAACTTTGAAACCCGCATCGACAACTCGACCCGTCCCAAACAGGACCCTGCCATTACGGTGCTTTTCAGGCTCAATGATTCGGACAGGCTGCCCGCGAACACGAGTCTGCTCGTATGGACGACGACCCCGTGGACGCTCCCATCGAACCTCGGCATCGCAGTTGGCGCGAACATCGATTATGCGCTTTTCCGCGAAGGGAATACCCACTATCTCATCGCCGTGGAACGCGTCGAGGCATACAAAAAACAGCTCCAGAACGCCGAGAAGGTGAAAACCCTCAAGGGATCGGAGCTTGTGGGGCTTACCTACATTCCGATGTTCGATTATTTTGCCGATACCCCGAATGCGTTTACCATCATGGCCGGGGACTTTGTCACCACCGAGGACGGCACGGGTATTGTTCACATGGCCCCGGGATTCGGCGAGGATGACCAGAAACTCTGCGACGCCAACGGCATCCCGACCATCACGCCGGTCGATTATCAGGGCATGTTCGACGAGCGCGTCCCCGATTACAAAGGCATGAATGTGTTCGACGCCAACCGTGACATCATCCGCCGTCTCAGGGACGAAGGAGTTCTCGTCCGCCACGATACCATCGAGCACAATTACCCATTCTGCTGGCGGTGCGATACGCCGCTCATCTACCGGGCATTCCCTTCATGGTATGTGAAGGTCACCGCCATCAAGGATCGCATGCTCGAACTCAACCAGCAGATAAACTGGATACCCGAACACATCCGGGACGGCCAGTTCGGGCGATGGATTGCCGAAGCGCGCGACTGGTCGATCTCACGCAACCGTTACTGGGGTACGCCGCTTCCCGTATGGGAGTGCGATAACAGGCAGTGCGGGCACCGCGACGTTTATGGTTCCATAGCGGACATGGAGAACGATTTCGGCACAAAAATCACCGATCTTCACCGGCCGTACGTTGACGAGCTCACCCGTCCCTGCCCCGACTGCGGGGGGACTATCAGGCGTATCGAGGATGTCCTCGACTGCTGGTTCGAATCGGGATCGATGCCCTACGCCCAGGTGCATTACCCGTTCGAGAACAAAACGTGGTTCGAGAACAATTTCCCGGCCGACTTCATTGTCGAATACATTGCCCAGACACGGGGCTGGTTCTATACGCTCATCGTGCTCTCGACCGGACTGTTCGGCAAGCCCGCATTCCTCAACAGCATCTGCCACGGCGTCGTGCTCGATGAAAACGGGCAGAAGCTGTCAAAACGGCTCAGAAATTATCCCCCGCTCGACGATGTCATGGAATCCATCGGCTCCGATACACTCCGGTGGTTCCTCATGAACAATTCCATTCTGCGCGGCGGCAATCTCCAGCTCGATCAGGAGGGCAAGGCCATCATGCAGGCGCAGAAAGGGGCGCTGTCTCCCCTCTGGAATTCATACTACTTCCTTGTGCTGTACGCTAACATCGACGGTTACCGGCCGGTCATACGAACGGATTCCGTGAACGAGATGGATGTATACATCATCTCCAAGCTCTCGGAAACGCTCGAAAAAGTGACCGCGTCCATGGATACGTACGATATCCCAGGCGCATGCTCGATCATCGAGGAGTTCATGGAAATTCTCACCAACTGGTATATCCGGAGAAACCGCCGCCGGTTCTGGAAGAGCGAATCGGACAGCGACAAGAAGGATGCGTACGATACGCTCTATATGGTGCTCGTGACGGCATGCAGGATGACTGCGCCGCTCTTACCGTTCACGGTCGAGTCCATGTATCGTAACCTGACGGACAAGCGGTCGGTTCACCTCGCCGACTGGCCAAAGCCATCGGAACTGTCGCTGAATGAAACTATCCTGCGGCGCATGGATGCGGTAAGAAGAGTGTGCTCCCTCGGTCACGGCGTCCGTCACCAGAACCGCATCAGGGTTCGCCAGCCCCTCATCGAGGTCATTATCGCCGGTAAGGATGCCCATCTCGCCGAGCCGTACACCGAGATAATCATGGACGAGCTCAATGTGAAGAATGTGAGCTTCACCGACGATGTCGGTGTGATGGGCCGTCAGGAAATCGCCGTGGACGCCCGCGTTCTCGGCCCCCGCCTCGGAAAGAAGATGAAGGATGTCCTCGCGGCGGTCAAATCGGGCAGCGGTGTCATTCAGGAGGACGGAACACTCCTTGCCGCCGGCGAAGTCATCGAGCCGGGTGAGTTCGAACTGCGGATTATCGCCGAGGAAGGGCACGCCTGCATGTCGGACGGAGGGCTGTTCGCCTGTCTGGACCTCCATATCGACCGCAGCCTCGAGCTCGAGGGGCTTGCCCGCGATGTCATCCGCCTCGTGCAGAACGCACGCCGTGAGGCCGACCTCGTCCCCGACGACCGTATCAGGCTCGGTCTCAATGTTCAGGGCGATCTCAGGGAAGCGATCACGAAACACAAGGACTTCATCAAGACAGAAGTGCTCGCCACCGAGCTCAACCTCGGCGCGCTCACCGAGCCGTTATACACGGAAAAGGTCGATATCCAGGGCGACGAGATGGAGATCATGCTGGCGAAGAAGTAG
- a CDS encoding PqqD family protein, with the protein MHLRIYNSFDGFPMGQAYRQVEDIEVNTVKDGFVLYDPKSNTVHFLNHSAMIVWELCTGTSSEAEIISLFQELYTLDNSPADMVKNILEDMTQKGLIVQCQS; encoded by the coding sequence GTGCACCTCAGAATATATAATTCGTTCGATGGATTCCCCATGGGACAGGCATATCGACAGGTCGAAGATATCGAGGTCAACACGGTTAAGGATGGCTTCGTTCTCTATGACCCGAAGAGCAACACCGTTCATTTTCTCAATCACTCCGCGATGATTGTCTGGGAATTATGTACCGGCACCAGCAGTGAGGCAGAAATCATTTCCCTCTTTCAGGAATTATATACTCTTGACAATTCACCTGCCGACATGGTTAAAAACATCCTCGAGGACATGACCCAAAAGGGATTGATCGTTCAATGTCAGTCATGA
- a CDS encoding DUF362 domain-containing protein, with protein MQRREFIQKTAVGSTALAGAGLFGYAMPMPAEAFGTGGGIDVAEGLSILEQGKEKNIMPEIRPEIRNNPRAVFLIETHVDSPRDERGFFTEARPQLEETGKNVVPRIFVKGSKKGGSTIVRPNFTTVPDDVLSPVCGINTSCDFIAGFIEGLRELGNTNVITSARGTSVQNHRKNGIYDVFDRHNINLIEANYRRFSDYEKTDLNWHKVPGKPMVWKNIPTYRPIGDKDNFFINMPKLKCHNLGLTTLSIKNLQGVVPTGYGHYCNSWASLEFLCKRSYMVNFDRDFVKDYYQNVESAFLKHRAEGFKHWDIENAYPVYEKKGGWEAFKKVKDNPDDFKEFTKDLPSQLMWDEQWTQRALDSASAIIPDINIIEGVIGRDGSGFNTGRDEICDVLVIGLSKVEVDSIGSYIMGHDPAQLPYTRVARERGLGECDPSKIDLYWIHENEVTPIRDLAEIKRTPLGVNMHTWAETGKRLFW; from the coding sequence ATGCAGCGAAGAGAATTTATACAGAAGACCGCAGTCGGTTCCACTGCTCTGGCCGGTGCCGGGCTGTTCGGGTATGCCATGCCGATGCCCGCGGAAGCTTTCGGAACAGGCGGCGGAATTGATGTCGCGGAAGGTCTCTCCATTCTGGAACAGGGTAAGGAAAAAAATATCATGCCTGAAATCAGGCCTGAGATTCGTAATAATCCACGAGCGGTATTCCTGATTGAAACGCATGTCGATTCCCCGCGCGACGAACGGGGCTTTTTTACCGAAGCACGTCCCCAGCTCGAAGAAACGGGGAAAAATGTCGTACCCCGGATTTTTGTAAAAGGCTCGAAAAAAGGTGGTTCGACCATAGTGAGGCCGAACTTCACCACAGTGCCTGACGATGTTTTGAGCCCGGTCTGCGGCATCAACACATCGTGCGATTTCATTGCCGGTTTTATCGAGGGACTCCGTGAGCTCGGCAATACGAATGTGATCACCTCCGCTCGGGGAACTTCGGTTCAGAATCACCGGAAAAACGGTATCTACGATGTATTCGACAGGCATAATATAAACCTGATAGAAGCGAATTACCGTCGGTTTTCCGATTATGAAAAGACCGATCTCAACTGGCACAAAGTCCCCGGAAAGCCCATGGTCTGGAAAAATATCCCGACATACCGTCCCATCGGCGACAAAGACAATTTCTTCATCAACATGCCGAAGCTCAAATGCCATAATCTGGGTCTGACGACGCTTTCCATTAAAAATCTCCAGGGAGTTGTACCCACCGGTTACGGCCATTACTGCAATAGCTGGGCATCACTCGAATTTTTGTGCAAACGATCTTATATGGTCAATTTCGACCGTGATTTCGTAAAGGATTATTATCAGAATGTGGAGTCCGCATTCCTCAAACACCGTGCCGAGGGATTCAAACACTGGGATATCGAGAATGCCTATCCCGTCTATGAAAAAAAGGGCGGATGGGAGGCCTTTAAAAAGGTCAAGGACAATCCCGATGATTTCAAGGAATTTACGAAAGACCTGCCGTCGCAGCTCATGTGGGATGAGCAGTGGACGCAGCGTGCGCTCGATTCCGCCTCGGCGATTATCCCCGATATCAATATAATCGAGGGTGTCATCGGCAGGGACGGCAGCGGATTCAATACCGGCAGGGATGAAATCTGCGATGTACTCGTTATCGGTCTGTCAAAAGTCGAGGTTGACTCCATCGGCTCTTACATCATGGGTCATGATCCTGCGCAGCTTCCCTATACGAGGGTAGCAAGAGAGCGCGGGCTCGGCGAATGCGACCCGTCCAAGATCGACCTCTACTGGATACATGAAAACGAAGTGACTCCCATCAGGGACCTTGCCGAGATAAAACGCACGCCGCTCGGTGTCAACATGCATACCTGGGCCGAGACCGGTAAACGGCTCTTCTGGTAA